Proteins encoded within one genomic window of Helicobacter sp. 'house sparrow 1':
- the gatA gene encoding Asp-tRNA(Asn)/Glu-tRNA(Gln) amidotransferase subunit GatA codes for MITLKEALQLPQEELKDIKEDIKKKVKESEINAYVGSIKSSLDGGVPILIKDNINVKDWEITCASNILKGYVAPYNASVIEKLHQNNLCAFGRSNMDEFAMGSTTESSAYGITKNPRDLSRVPGGSSGGSAAAVAGGLAIASLGSDTGGSIRQPAAYCGCVGLKPTYGSVSRYGLVAYSSSLDQIGPITQNVQDCAILFDIIKGADHRDSTVSQREQKATFENLNPKRKMRIAILKDMVENASDEIKKNYYESIKILDSMGHSIVEKSMLDMSFHIATYYIICTAEASSNLARFDGVRYGNRAQGVQNLKDLYIQSRTQGFGDEVRLRILLGSFVLSSGYYDAYYLKAQKVRQLIRNQYNEILNDCDVIFSPVTPSVAPKFGSTNSSLEMYLSDIYTIGVNLAGLPALSLPTGKSSENMPIGMQFIAKAFDEQSLLDISFALEQELKIQF; via the coding sequence ATGATTACTCTTAAAGAAGCATTACAGCTACCACAAGAAGAACTTAAAGATATTAAAGAAGATATCAAAAAAAAGGTAAAGGAAAGTGAAATCAATGCCTATGTTGGTAGCATTAAGAGCTCTCTTGATGGGGGGGTTCCAATACTTATAAAAGATAATATTAATGTAAAAGACTGGGAAATTACTTGCGCAAGCAATATATTAAAGGGCTATGTTGCTCCTTATAATGCAAGTGTAATTGAAAAGTTACATCAAAATAATTTATGTGCTTTTGGTCGTTCTAATATGGATGAATTTGCCATGGGAAGTACAACAGAATCTAGTGCTTATGGAATTACCAAAAATCCCCGTGATTTATCAAGAGTTCCAGGAGGTAGTTCTGGTGGGAGTGCTGCTGCTGTTGCAGGGGGATTGGCAATTGCATCATTGGGAAGTGATACAGGAGGATCTATTAGGCAGCCTGCTGCATATTGTGGTTGTGTGGGATTAAAGCCTACATATGGAAGTGTTAGTCGTTATGGACTTGTAGCATATAGCTCAAGCTTAGATCAAATTGGACCTATCACTCAAAATGTTCAAGATTGTGCCATCTTGTTTGATATTATCAAAGGAGCAGACCATCGAGATTCTACAGTCTCCCAAAGAGAACAAAAAGCAACTTTTGAAAATCTTAATCCTAAAAGAAAAATGAGAATAGCTATCTTGAAAGATATGGTAGAAAATGCAAGTGATGAGATTAAGAAAAATTACTATGAGAGTATAAAAATACTAGATTCTATGGGACATAGTATTGTTGAAAAAAGCATGCTTGATATGAGTTTTCATATCGCAACTTATTATATTATTTGCACTGCAGAGGCAAGTTCCAATCTAGCAAGATTTGATGGTGTAAGATACGGAAATAGGGCACAAGGGGTTCAAAATTTAAAAGATTTATATATCCAAAGTCGCACGCAAGGTTTTGGGGATGAGGTAAGATTAAGGATTTTACTTGGCAGTTTTGTGCTTAGTAGCGGTTATTATGATGCTTATTATCTAAAAGCTCAAAAAGTTAGACAGCTAATTAGAAATCAATATAATGAAATATTAAATGATTGTGATGTAATTTTTTCTCCAGTAACTCCAAGTGTTGCTCCAAAATTTGGTAGTACTAATAGTTCTCTTGAGATGTATTTGAGTGATATTTATACTATAGGCGTTAATCTTGCAGGGTTGCCAGCTTTATCTTTACCTACAGGAAAGAGTAGTGAAAATATGCCAATTGGAATGCAATTTATTGCAAAAGCCTTTGATGAACAAAGTCTTTTAGATATAAGCTTTGCGTTGGAGCAAGAATTAAAAATACAATTTTAG
- the coaE gene encoding dephospho-CoA kinase (Dephospho-CoA kinase (CoaE) performs the final step in coenzyme A biosynthesis.): MLEYGVALTGGIASGKSCVVDILREKGFVVIDADEIAHQAFDIKKESLREAFNLKDIQEVNRRKIGEIVFADSKKRKILESILHPIIKEMILLQSYQLEQEKKIYFLDIPLFFEVGGKKTYEVWFVALVFCEREVQLQRLCKRNAFSKEEAIQRIQAQIPLNEKIPLSDYVIDNSKGLKELEENVDIFLKYLSKKHRLL, translated from the coding sequence ATGCTGGAATATGGGGTTGCCCTAACAGGTGGAATTGCTAGTGGTAAGAGTTGTGTTGTGGATATTTTGAGAGAAAAGGGGTTTGTTGTAATTGATGCAGATGAGATTGCACATCAAGCTTTTGATATTAAAAAAGAGAGCTTAAGAGAGGCTTTTAATCTAAAAGATATACAAGAGGTCAATAGAAGAAAAATAGGAGAAATTGTTTTTGCAGATAGTAAAAAAAGAAAAATTTTAGAATCTATTTTGCACCCTATTATTAAAGAAATGATACTTCTTCAATCTTATCAACTAGAGCAAGAAAAAAAGATTTATTTTTTGGATATACCTTTATTTTTTGAAGTGGGTGGTAAAAAAACCTATGAGGTTTGGTTTGTGGCTTTGGTTTTTTGTGAGAGAGAGGTTCAGTTACAGCGCTTATGTAAAAGAAATGCCTTTAGTAAAGAAGAGGCAATACAAAGAATCCAAGCGCAAATACCATTGAATGAGAAAATTCCTTTAAGTGATTATGTGATTGATAATTCTAAGGGCTTGAAGGAACTAGAAGAAAATGTAGATATTTTTTTAAAATATTTAAGTAAAAAGCATCGTTTGCTTTAA
- a CDS encoding 3-methyladenine DNA glycosylase yields the protein MKISNSYELFLKLQEKELLKNSPLYWWPNFHSFEVVVGAILTQNTKWENVAKSLKNLKDNLILSKDNNQSLHNFAQSNQEMIASCIASSGFYRQKSIRLILLAQNILRDFGDFDIFVREVSREWLLGQKGIGFESADSILNYACNRDIMVVDKYTHRLVASLGFEFEDYESLREWCEDGIRSNFDQWVHKYKSLSLIFSRFHGKIVEFSKRKMQL from the coding sequence ATGAAAATATCTAATAGTTATGAGCTTTTTTTAAAACTTCAAGAAAAAGAACTTCTTAAGAATTCACCCTTATATTGGTGGCCTAATTTTCATAGTTTTGAGGTAGTGGTAGGCGCTATACTTACACAAAACACTAAGTGGGAAAATGTGGCTAAGTCGTTGAAAAATTTAAAAGATAATTTAATACTATCAAAGGATAATAATCAAAGTTTGCATAATTTTGCACAAAGCAATCAAGAAATGATTGCATCTTGTATTGCCTCAAGTGGTTTTTATAGGCAAAAATCAATCCGATTAATTTTGTTGGCACAAAATATTTTGCGAGATTTTGGAGACTTTGATATTTTTGTAAGGGAGGTTTCAAGAGAATGGTTACTTGGGCAAAAGGGAATAGGTTTTGAGAGTGCAGATAGTATTTTAAACTATGCGTGTAATAGGGATATTATGGTAGTTGATAAATATACTCACAGACTTGTTGCAAGCTTAGGATTTGAGTTTGAAGATTATGAGAGTTTAAGAGAATGGTGTGAGGATGGTATTAGAAGCAACTTTGATCAATGGGTCCATAAATATAAAAGCTTGAGTTTAATCTTTTCAAGATTTCATGGGAAAATTGTAGAATTTAGCAAGAGAAAAATGCAATTATAG
- a CDS encoding glycosyltransferase family 2 protein encodes MQNNPLVSCIVPIYNAKKYFKFCLDSCVSQTYPNFEIILVDDGSTDGSLQIAKNYLSHSNIILIELNQNYGVSIARNCGLDFALKRNGTIGDEAHPYIKKIHQNHRLNLQSDFIIFIDNDDALASKDSIKQLVGQALKTEADITLGIFSLIDEQGKLIQIGKHNSIIKDHNLISSKRYLSLVKRHCFTFVTGGLIKTNLLKEIRFPESIIIEDLEFGFECFLKAQTISCVTSPSYYYRVRYGSISHASTFHHHNIKLIARSFFHNTLYLKNLLLLYPNESFTHLIKRCLKYNASPAITASLMCQYKTREELKELLPYANLKAKLCFYFPKLFKFLKTFREKFK; translated from the coding sequence ATGCAAAACAACCCTTTAGTATCTTGCATTGTCCCTATTTATAATGCAAAAAAATACTTTAAATTCTGCCTTGATAGTTGTGTCTCCCAAACCTATCCTAATTTTGAGATAATTTTAGTAGATGATGGAAGCACAGATGGTTCTTTACAGATTGCAAAAAATTATCTCTCCCATTCAAATATTATCTTAATTGAATTAAATCAAAATTATGGTGTAAGCATTGCAAGAAACTGTGGTTTAGACTTTGCTCTAAAGAGAAATGGTACAATAGGAGATGAGGCACATCCATATATTAAAAAAATCCATCAAAATCATAGACTTAACCTCCAAAGTGATTTTATTATTTTTATTGATAATGATGATGCATTAGCCTCAAAAGATTCAATCAAACAGCTTGTAGGTCAAGCATTGAAAACAGAGGCTGATATTACTTTGGGTATTTTTTCCTTGATAGATGAGCAAGGAAAATTAATACAAATTGGAAAACACAACTCCATTATTAAGGACCATAATTTAATATCATCAAAAAGATATCTCTCTTTAGTTAAAAGGCATTGCTTTACCTTTGTAACCGGTGGATTAATTAAAACAAACTTACTTAAAGAAATTCGCTTCCCAGAATCTATTATCATAGAAGACCTAGAATTTGGATTTGAATGCTTTTTAAAAGCACAAACAATTTCTTGTGTCACCTCTCCAAGCTACTATTATCGTGTTAGATATGGCTCCATATCCCATGCCTCAACCTTTCATCATCATAATATCAAGCTAATTGCAAGGAGCTTCTTTCACAACACTTTATATCTAAAAAATCTCCTACTTTTATATCCAAATGAAAGTTTTACACATCTAATCAAGAGATGTTTAAAATATAATGCATCGCCAGCAATCACTGCTTCACTAATGTGCCAATATAAAACAAGAGAAGAACTTAAAGAACTTCTTCCTTATGCAAATCTCAAAGCCAAACTCTGTTTTTATTTTCCAAAACTCTTTAAGTTTCTTAAGACCTTTAGAGAGAAATTTAAATAA
- the guaB gene encoding IMP dehydrogenase, protein MRLIQKALTFEDILLVPAYSEILPKEVDLGSKLTKNIGLNIPFASAAMDTVTEYKTAIAMARLGGIGIIHKNMDISSQVNEIKRVKKSENGVIVDPISIYADKTLAQAKAITDNYKISGVPVVDDKGILIGILTNRDMRFETDLTKKVGDVMTKAPLITVSVGTDLQTARQIMHQHRIEKLPIVDENQVLKGLITIKDIQKRIAYPNANKDDFGRLRVGGAIGVGQFDRAKALCEAGVDVLVLDSAHGHSINVIRTLETIKKELDIDVIVGNVVTPQATQDLISAGADAVKVGIGPGSICTTRIVAGVGMPQISAIDGCVNVASKYNVPIIADGGIKYSGDVAKALAVGASSVMIGSLLAGTEESPGDLVLFQGRQYKSYRGMGSIGAMTRGSSDRYFQEGTAQDKLVPEGIEGRVPYRGKIADVIHQLVGGLRSSMGYLGSKNIPTLWERAEFVEITAAGLRESHVHDVDITKEAPNYHG, encoded by the coding sequence ATGAGATTGATACAAAAAGCTTTGACTTTTGAAGATATATTATTAGTGCCTGCTTATTCGGAGATTTTGCCAAAGGAAGTGGATTTAGGTTCAAAACTTACAAAAAATATTGGGTTAAACATTCCTTTTGCTTCAGCAGCTATGGATACAGTTACAGAATATAAGACTGCAATAGCTATGGCAAGACTTGGTGGTATTGGAATCATTCATAAGAATATGGATATTTCTTCCCAAGTAAATGAAATCAAGAGGGTTAAAAAATCAGAAAATGGTGTGATTGTAGATCCTATTTCTATTTATGCAGATAAAACTCTAGCACAGGCTAAGGCAATTACAGATAATTATAAAATATCTGGAGTTCCTGTGGTGGATGACAAGGGTATCTTGATTGGAATCTTAACAAATCGCGATATGCGTTTTGAGACAGATTTAACCAAGAAAGTAGGGGATGTAATGACAAAGGCACCCTTAATTACTGTTTCTGTCGGTACTGATTTACAGACTGCTCGTCAAATAATGCATCAGCATAGAATTGAAAAATTACCTATAGTTGATGAGAATCAAGTTTTAAAGGGACTGATTACCATTAAGGATATACAAAAAAGAATTGCTTATCCTAATGCCAATAAGGATGATTTTGGAAGATTAAGAGTTGGTGGAGCAATTGGGGTTGGACAATTTGATAGGGCAAAAGCATTATGTGAAGCTGGTGTTGATGTTTTAGTCTTAGATAGCGCACATGGTCATTCTATTAATGTAATCCGAACACTTGAAACAATAAAAAAAGAATTAGATATAGATGTTATTGTTGGGAATGTTGTAACCCCGCAGGCTACACAAGATTTGATTAGTGCGGGTGCTGATGCGGTAAAAGTAGGAATTGGTCCTGGAAGTATCTGTACTACAAGGATTGTTGCAGGTGTTGGAATGCCTCAAATATCTGCAATTGATGGATGCGTAAATGTTGCATCTAAATATAATGTTCCCATTATTGCAGATGGGGGGATTAAATATTCAGGTGATGTAGCAAAAGCATTGGCAGTAGGTGCCTCAAGTGTTATGATAGGAAGTCTTTTAGCAGGAACAGAGGAATCTCCAGGAGATTTGGTTCTTTTCCAAGGAAGACAATATAAAAGTTATCGTGGAATGGGTAGTATAGGGGCTATGACTCGAGGTAGTTCAGATAGATATTTCCAAGAGGGAACTGCTCAAGATAAGCTTGTACCAGAGGGAATTGAGGGAAGGGTTCCTTATCGTGGGAAAATCGCGGATGTAATCCATCAATTGGTAGGAGGACTAAGATCCTCAATGGGTTATTTAGGAAGTAAGAATATACCTACATTATGGGAGAGGGCAGAATTTGTTGAGATTACTGCAGCAGGTTTGAGAGAATCCCATGTTCATGATGTGGATATTACTAAAGAAGCACCAAATTATCACGGATAA
- the gdhA gene encoding NADP-specific glutamate dehydrogenase encodes MNYAEFIIEKVKRENPNQCEFHQAVQEVIGTLRPLLDQEKKYQDYAILERLVVPDREIHFRVTWVDDNHKVQVNRGYRIEFNGAIGPYKGGLRFHPSVNQGIIKFLGFEQVLKNSLTTLAMGGGKGGSDFDPKGRSDGEIMRFCQAFMNELFRHIGDHTDVPAGDIGVGGREIGYLFGQYKKLTNRFDGVLTGKGLNWGGSLARTEATGYGSVYFAQEMLKARGESLEGKICTVSGSGNVAIYTVEKLYHLGAKPVTVSDSRGMIYDEEGIDLALLKEIKEVRRESLSVYAKEKSSARYTSIEEYPSDSNPVWSIPCFAAFPSATQNELNLKDAKLLLANGCKCVSEGANMPSTLEATELFLQSKICYGPAKAANAGGVAVSGLEMSQNASMTKWSFEMVDKKLQHIMEDIFINVSQTAQEFKDPTNLVMGANIAGFRKVANSMIDQGIV; translated from the coding sequence ATGAATTATGCTGAGTTTATTATAGAGAAAGTAAAAAGAGAAAATCCTAATCAATGTGAGTTTCATCAGGCGGTTCAAGAGGTTATTGGGACATTAAGGCCTTTGTTAGATCAGGAAAAAAAATATCAAGATTATGCAATTTTAGAACGACTGGTTGTTCCTGATAGAGAGATACATTTTCGTGTGACTTGGGTAGATGATAATCATAAGGTTCAGGTAAATAGGGGTTATAGGATTGAGTTTAATGGGGCAATAGGACCATATAAAGGTGGTTTGCGTTTTCATCCAAGTGTAAATCAAGGCATTATTAAGTTTTTGGGCTTTGAGCAAGTTTTAAAAAATTCTCTTACTACTTTAGCAATGGGAGGAGGAAAAGGAGGAAGTGATTTTGATCCAAAGGGTAGGAGTGATGGAGAGATTATGCGTTTTTGCCAAGCATTTATGAATGAACTTTTTAGGCATATTGGGGATCATACAGATGTTCCTGCTGGAGATATTGGAGTGGGTGGAAGAGAGATTGGTTATTTGTTTGGGCAATATAAGAAACTAACCAATCGATTTGATGGTGTTTTGACAGGAAAAGGTTTAAATTGGGGTGGAAGCCTTGCTAGAACGGAAGCAACAGGATATGGATCTGTTTATTTTGCTCAAGAAATGCTAAAAGCAAGAGGGGAGAGTTTAGAAGGTAAAATTTGCACAGTTTCTGGAAGTGGAAATGTAGCAATTTATACAGTTGAAAAGCTTTATCACTTAGGAGCAAAACCTGTTACAGTAAGTGATTCTAGAGGAATGATTTATGATGAAGAGGGGATTGATTTAGCCTTATTAAAAGAGATTAAAGAGGTAAGAAGAGAGAGTTTAAGTGTATATGCAAAAGAAAAAAGTAGCGCAAGATATACAAGTATAGAAGAATATCCAAGTGATTCTAATCCTGTGTGGAGCATTCCTTGTTTTGCTGCTTTTCCAAGTGCAACACAAAATGAGCTAAATTTGAAAGATGCAAAACTACTTTTAGCAAATGGCTGTAAATGTGTAAGTGAAGGGGCTAATATGCCATCAACTTTAGAAGCTACGGAATTGTTTTTACAATCTAAAATTTGCTATGGTCCAGCAAAAGCTGCAAATGCTGGGGGTGTTGCTGTAAGTGGCTTAGAAATGTCTCAAAATGCTAGTATGACAAAGTGGAGCTTTGAGATGGTTGATAAAAAGTTGCAACATATTATGGAAGATATCTTTATTAATGTTTCTCAGACAGCTCAAGAGTTTAAGGATCCTACAAATTTGGTGATGGGAGCAAATATAGCTGGTTTTAGAAAGGTTGCAAATTCTATGATAGACCAAGGAATAGTATAG
- a CDS encoding AAA family ATPase, which translates to MHFLNDFLKNKNLQMTKIFPHLKCDLDEAKILHFMLENYLENTKDFTVSTLLKHLFKIKNNQDILKFLQKIKHLLELGWIMEDSFQPIKQMSLLEILYFEVSLTPMFFKLLEEGSLEIEIPEITPYQDHFEYLKDQFLRISLLQKLIYEKNNTFFSSKTKYNLKSVEEKILARLKITKINIPAYKIIQENHLSPQEEIIFFTLLKEEYSGGNENFRDMNILIELISIDEYDRIKNRSLFDEKSTLIEKKILDYDEIINPFGGISRTFYIHEDILQKILYPKITKQKQKISLQTIIQEQDFFEILEPKIPLDNIVLTPLTQNTLQTLLKQIDPKVTDLLRQWGIKNKKNIDARIILYGPSGTGKTLTALGIAKSLKKQVLSLDCSKILSMYIGESEKNVRKIFDNYKDIVKKIKNPPILLLDEADQFLSLRANSGSGAEKMHNQMQNIFLEQIEKFDGILIATTNLLDTIDSAFSRRFNYKIEFKKPTQEQRKLLWTQHLPKNAKFKSHSIQTLAEKLCTYNLSGGQIALIVKNTAYQVAVKKNPVFEESDFIENIQKELKGMFGEDKNLGFQI; encoded by the coding sequence ATGCACTTCTTAAATGATTTTTTAAAAAACAAAAACTTACAGATGACAAAAATTTTTCCCCATCTTAAATGCGATTTAGATGAAGCTAAAATTTTACATTTTATGCTAGAAAATTATCTGGAAAATACAAAAGATTTTACTGTCTCAACTCTACTAAAACATTTATTTAAAATTAAAAATAATCAAGATATTTTAAAATTTTTGCAAAAAATAAAACATCTTCTTGAGCTAGGGTGGATTATGGAAGATAGTTTTCAACCCATAAAACAGATGAGTCTTCTTGAGATACTCTACTTTGAAGTGTCCCTTACTCCAATGTTTTTCAAGTTGCTTGAGGAAGGTAGTTTAGAAATTGAGATTCCAGAGATCACTCCTTATCAAGATCACTTTGAGTATTTAAAAGATCAGTTTTTAAGAATATCTTTGCTTCAAAAATTAATTTATGAAAAGAATAATACTTTTTTTTCTTCAAAGACAAAGTATAATCTCAAGAGCGTTGAAGAAAAAATCCTTGCTAGATTAAAAATTACAAAAATCAATATACCTGCTTATAAAATTATCCAAGAAAATCATCTTAGCCCACAAGAAGAGATCATATTTTTTACTCTGCTTAAGGAAGAATATTCTGGGGGTAATGAGAATTTTAGAGATATGAATATCTTAATAGAATTAATCAGTATTGATGAATATGATAGGATTAAAAACCGCTCTTTGTTTGATGAAAAGAGCACACTTATTGAAAAGAAAATCCTTGATTATGATGAGATCATCAATCCTTTTGGGGGTATTTCTAGAACTTTTTATATCCACGAGGATATTTTGCAAAAGATTCTTTATCCAAAAATCACAAAACAAAAACAAAAAATTTCACTACAAACTATTATACAAGAGCAGGATTTCTTTGAAATATTAGAGCCAAAAATCCCCTTAGATAATATTGTATTAACTCCATTAACACAAAACACACTACAAACTTTGTTGAAACAAATTGATCCAAAAGTAACTGATTTATTAAGACAATGGGGAATTAAGAATAAAAAAAATATTGATGCAAGAATTATTCTTTATGGTCCTTCTGGGACTGGAAAAACACTCACTGCACTAGGTATTGCAAAAAGTTTAAAAAAACAAGTTTTAAGTCTTGATTGTTCAAAAATTTTGTCAATGTATATTGGAGAATCTGAAAAAAATGTAAGAAAAATATTTGATAATTACAAAGATATTGTAAAAAAAATAAAAAATCCCCCTATCTTACTTCTAGATGAGGCAGATCAATTCCTAAGTCTAAGGGCCAATAGTGGCAGTGGTGCAGAAAAAATGCATAATCAAATGCAAAATATCTTTTTAGAACAAATTGAAAAATTTGATGGAATTTTGATTGCTACTACAAATTTACTTGACACAATTGATAGTGCTTTTTCACGACGCTTTAATTACAAAATAGAATTCAAAAAACCTACACAGGAACAAAGAAAACTTCTTTGGACCCAACATCTACCAAAAAATGCGAAGTTTAAATCTCATAGCATTCAAACTCTTGCAGAAAAACTTTGCACCTATAATCTTAGTGGGGGACAAATTGCCCTCATTGTGAAAAATACTGCCTATCAAGTTGCTGTAAAAAAGAATCCTGTCTTTGAGGAGAGTGATTTTATTGAAAATATACAAAAAGAACTTAAGGGTATGTTTGGGGAAGATAAGAATTTAGGCTTTCAAATCTAA
- the der gene encoding ribosome biogenesis GTPase Der, with the protein MKKIAILGKPNVGKSSLFNRLAKQKIAITSDISGTTRDVNRKMIDLEGNEILVLDTGGIDDSTDFFSQIKEKTFKVAKEADLILYLVDGKNIPDDEDRKLFYALQKIQKKCFLVINKIDNDKDKQLAYEFDNFGVQNTFFISVSHNRGIRFLIQSILYHLNLQNPNDISKDAEESLEEFIENMPQNYSQDPLQDKMDSIINVGIIGRVNVGKSSLLNALTNSDRSMVSPIEGTTIDPVDESIVFKEKTICFVDTAGLRRRSKIKGIEKFALDRTNKVLEKSDIALLVLDVSTDFVELDEKISSLVDKHTLGVIIILNKWDIRKSEYKEIIAELKYRFRFLEYAPIITVSALNKRHITEIKQKILEVYENLTYRIPTSILNETILEATKRHPLPSDHGKIVRIYYATQYETNPPQIALIMNRPKALHFSYKRYLINYLREKFNFEGTPIILTPKDKKHAKENN; encoded by the coding sequence ATGAAAAAGATCGCAATTTTAGGAAAACCCAATGTTGGGAAAAGCTCCCTTTTTAACCGCCTTGCAAAACAAAAGATTGCCATTACTTCTGATATATCTGGAACCACCCGTGATGTTAATAGAAAAATGATTGATCTTGAAGGGAATGAGATCTTGGTTTTAGATACAGGAGGGATTGATGATAGCACAGATTTCTTTAGTCAAATCAAGGAAAAAACTTTCAAAGTAGCAAAAGAGGCTGATTTAATTTTATATCTTGTTGATGGAAAAAATATTCCAGATGATGAAGATAGAAAACTATTTTATGCTTTGCAAAAAATACAAAAAAAGTGCTTCCTAGTAATCAATAAAATTGACAATGATAAAGATAAACAACTAGCCTATGAATTTGATAACTTTGGGGTTCAAAATACTTTTTTTATTTCTGTAAGCCACAATAGAGGGATAAGGTTTTTGATTCAATCTATTCTTTATCATCTCAATTTACAAAACCCAAATGATATTTCTAAAGATGCTGAGGAGAGTTTGGAAGAGTTTATTGAAAATATGCCTCAAAATTACTCACAAGACCCCCTACAAGATAAGATGGATTCTATTATTAATGTCGGGATTATTGGAAGAGTAAATGTTGGAAAAAGCTCCCTACTTAATGCCTTAACCAATTCTGATAGAAGTATGGTAAGTCCTATTGAAGGAACTACTATTGATCCTGTTGATGAAAGTATTGTTTTTAAAGAAAAAACCATATGTTTTGTAGATACTGCTGGATTGCGCAGAAGAAGCAAAATAAAAGGAATTGAAAAGTTTGCATTAGATCGTACCAATAAAGTTTTAGAAAAGAGTGATATTGCATTACTGGTTTTAGATGTAAGTACGGATTTTGTGGAACTTGATGAAAAAATCAGTTCTCTTGTTGATAAACATACCTTGGGTGTTATTATCATTTTAAATAAATGGGATATTAGAAAATCTGAATACAAAGAAATTATTGCTGAATTAAAGTATCGATTTAGATTCTTAGAGTATGCTCCAATTATCACTGTAAGTGCCTTAAATAAAAGACACATCACAGAGATTAAACAAAAAATACTAGAAGTTTATGAGAATCTTACCTATAGGATTCCAACAAGTATTTTAAATGAAACAATCTTAGAGGCAACAAAAAGGCATCCTTTGCCAAGTGATCATGGAAAGATTGTTCGCATTTACTATGCAACCCAATATGAAACAAATCCTCCACAAATTGCCCTTATTATGAATCGTCCTAAAGCTTTGCATTTTAGCTATAAGAGATATCTGATTAATTATTTAAGAGAAAAATTTAACTTTGAGGGAACACCTATTATCCTTACACCAAAAGATAAAAAACATGCAAAAGAAAACAATTAA
- a CDS encoding MnmC family methyltransferase, translated as MSDKKIQSADGSQTYYSHLFRECYHSLKDGALTETLHKHIFPPILFGDFLRRKKIKILDLCFGLGYNSFATFWVYRKKYCYGGEITILSPEIDVSVFDKILDIEYPNEWGIKRDIILSLEKEKKVSLDSKFTLEVKIIDARKLLQEIKDLEIDIVYYDVFSPKSTPELWDRDFFSALHRILDSNGMITTYTTHQSIYEIARKTGFRVYKYKNGYCRKSTIFTKNLLLHHPSLDLKA; from the coding sequence TTGAGTGATAAGAAGATACAAAGTGCTGATGGAAGTCAGACATACTACAGCCATCTTTTTAGAGAATGCTATCATAGCCTAAAAGATGGTGCTCTCACAGAAACCTTACATAAGCATATTTTTCCTCCAATTTTGTTTGGAGATTTTTTAAGAAGAAAAAAGATTAAAATATTAGATCTTTGTTTTGGGCTAGGCTATAACTCTTTTGCAACTTTTTGGGTTTATAGGAAGAAGTATTGCTATGGGGGTGAAATTACCATATTATCTCCAGAAATAGATGTGAGTGTCTTTGATAAAATCTTAGATATTGAATATCCAAATGAATGGGGTATAAAGAGGGATATTATATTAAGTCTAGAAAAAGAGAAAAAAGTAAGCTTAGATTCAAAATTTACTCTTGAAGTAAAAATCATAGATGCAAGAAAGTTATTGCAGGAAATCAAAGATTTAGAAATAGACATTGTTTATTATGATGTTTTTTCTCCCAAATCTACTCCAGAGTTATGGGATAGGGATTTTTTTTCAGCCTTGCATAGAATTTTAGATTCTAATGGTATGATTACCACCTACACAACCCATCAAAGTATTTATGAAATTGCCAGAAAAACAGGGTTTAGGGTCTATAAATATAAGAATGGGTATTGCAGAAAGAGTACAATTTTTACAAAAAATCTTTTGTTGCATCACCCTTCTTTAGATTTGAAAGCCTAA